Part of the Flagellimonas eckloniae genome, ATCAAAATGCCTTACTTGAGTCATTTGACCTATTTTTTCCTCCAAGGTCATTAATGCCAGTAAGGAATCTACCTTTTGTTCTATACTGATATCAGCGTTATTTTCTTTACCCATCTTTTGTTTTTTACAAGATGAAATGAAGCAAGTGCCAATTATGACTAGCCTGATGAAAAGTTTTAAAGATTTTAATTTTATCATAAATCCGCTTCTCTGACTTTGATAATTTTTCTGTAACTAGACCAGTTTTTTGGCCAGCATATTAAAAAGGTTAGCAAACATTTGCTTTATGCTAACCTTTTTCTCTATTCATAGTTGGTATTTTTTAATAGTATATCATTCTGATAATTAGCCCACAACATAGATTTCCCAGTTGTGGGCCAGTTATTTAATGTTTATGGATTAAGGGTAACGGAAACATTATCAATATTCATTGTTACGCTACAACCGCTAACAGCTCCACAAACTGTTTCTATCAAGAATGAAATTCCTTCTGAAACGTCAGTTCCTCCAGGAATTTCGAAAGATCCTGTATATGTTGTCCATGAAGTACCCAAAGCCGGCCCTGGATTTAATACTTGGGTAAACGAAGCACCACTGGCACCTTCTCCAAATAAAATTACATTAACAGCTGCTCCAGGTTGTACCACGGTTCCGATATGGTCAAACTGAATTTGTACAACATCTCCAGCAGCAACTGTACCAGCTCCAATTCTTTCTTGTTTGAAAGCAGGGTTGCCACCGCTATCTCCAACTGTTAGCTTTCCTGACCAAGTACCTCCATTACTGGTTGTGTTATCCAATGCAGCGGTTCCACCGTTTTGGAAGATGAACCATCCTGTATCGTCTCCTGTTTCAAAATCACCATTGGTAGCTAGTTCTCCACTAGCTCCACCTCCGCCTCCGCCACCGGAAGTTGCGACCTGTTCTATGTCATCGATATAGAATGTCCCAGCTGTTGTGCCTGGCCCATCAATGAACAGTACCAATGTGGTAAACTGGTCAGATGATGTGAAATCAAAGGTAAGTTGCTCCCATCCGGTACCCCCATGGTTTACAGGTGTTTCAATGGGTGCGACAGCTCCTTCAAACTTAAGCAGTACGGGCAGTGCCACGGTTGAATAGACCTTCATGGTTATGGATTTGTCGGTAGAGAAGTCCACCGGTGTGTCCAAAGTAAATGCACCGCCTTCGAATGCACCACCAGCGTTTACAATTTCCCCAACCTTGGAGGCCACGGAATTAACTCCTGATAGTTGAGGATTGTCAATTACGCTATAGGAAGCTCCGTTGAAAGTGACAAAATCATAAGTAAGGCTTTCGCAATCAAAGTCGATGGGTAATTCCAGCATGGTATCGGTACATACCGTTCCACCTCCAGTTGGCACCTGTTCTATGTCATCGATATAGAATGTTCCAGCTGTTGTGCCTGGACCATCTATGAACAATACCAATGTGGTGAACTGGTCAGATGATGTGAAGTCAAAGGTAAGTTGCTCCCATCCGGTACCACTATGGTTTACGGGTGTTTCAATGGGTGCTCCGGCTCCTTCAAATTTCAGTAAAACAGGCAGTGCTACTGTTGAATAGACCTTCATGGTTATGGATTTGTCGGTAGCGAAGTCTACCGGTGTGTCCAAAGTAAATGCACCACCTTCGAAGGCACCACCAACGTTTACGATTTCCCCAACCTTGGAGGCCTCGGAATTTACCCCTGATAGCTGAGGGTTGTCCACTACGCTATATGATGCACCGTTGAAAGTAACAAAATCGTATGTTATGCCTTCACAATCAAAGTCCATAGGAAGTTCCAGCATGGTGTCAGTACATACCATTCCACCGGAAGTTGCGACCTGTTCTATGTCATCGATATAGAATGTTCCAGTTGTTGTTCCTGGCCCATCTATGAACAGTACCAATGTAGTGAACTGGTCAGATGATGTGAAATCAAATGTAAGTTGCTCCCATCCTGTACCACCATGGTTTACGGGGGTTTCAATGGGCGCACCAGCACCTTCAAACTTCAGCAGTACGGGCAGTGCCACTGTGGAATAAACCTTCATGGTTATGGATTTGTCGGTAGAGAAGTCCACCGGTGTGTCCAAAGTAAATGCTCCGCCTTCAAATGCTCCACCAGCATTTACAATCTCTCCAACTTTTGAAGCTTCGGAATTTACCCCAGATAGCTGAGGGTTGTCCACTACACTATAGGAAGCTCCGTTGAAAGTAACAAAATCGTATGTTATGCCTTCACAGTCAAAGTCTATTGGTAATTCCAACATGGTATCCGTGCATACCACAGGAGGTGTTTCAATTTGAACAATGTCATCCAAGTAAAAAGTACCAGCTGTTGTACCTGGACCATCTACAAATAGGGTTATTCTAGAGAAACTATCTGAAGAAGTAAAATCAAAAGAGAGTATTTCCCAACCAGTACCACCATGACTAACAGCTATTTCAGTATCCGCTCCGGTACCTTCTTCTAATTTTACTAAAACATCAATAGCAGCTTCTGACCAGAAGTTCATTTGGATAGTCTTATTTGCAGTAAGATCAATAGCAGTTCCTAGATTAAAGAAAATACCTTCGAATGCTGCCCCAATATTTGTCACTGCACCTACCTGTGATGCTTGGTCATTTGATCCCCCTGGCGCTGGGTTGGCAACAATTTCAAATGCAGCACCTGTAAATGTACCTATGTCGCTATAATCCACATTAGCGTCATCAAACGTAATGGGTACCATGATAGGGTCAGGTATAGTAATGGTGAGTTCGTCCTCAAATGCACTTGAAGCACCAGCAACGTTTGATGCGGATAGTGTAACTGTATACGTACCAGAAGTATACGTTTTTGTTGGGTTTATTTCGGTAGATGTTGTACCATCTCCAAAGTCCCATTCATAAGAATTGGCATTTTCAGATATGTTGATAAACGACACCGTACCTGAATTTGGAATAACTGTTTGTGTAAATTTTGCGATAACTTCTGGAAGTAAAGTTCCTTCATCATCGTCTTCGCATCCTAGAAAAGATATTGCCAAGAATAGTATTGGGATTATCTTAATGTTTTTGAGTAATAGTTTCATTGTATTGTTGAGTTAGTTTAGTTATTAAATAATCTTTCGTCAAATTCATAGACTCGAACGTAGTCAATCAGCATCGTTTGTGGAAATTGTGTCTCGGCATTAGGGGAACCCACAAAAGTGCCGCCAACCGCTAGGTTCATAAGAATATAGAAGGGTTTGTTAAAAACCCATACCCCTTCGCCATCCGTTTCTTCATCGACATCTTCCGGGGTAATTTGATTGTAAAGGACATCATCAACATAATAATTGACAAAATCTGGACCCCACTCAATTCCGAAAATGTGAAAACCTGTATCAAAGCGGTCATTCTCCAATATATATTCCTTGGAAATGGCATCACCACCACTGTAGCCGGGGCCATGAACACTTCCTATGAGAACGGTAGGTTCCTGTCCGCGGTACTCCATGATATCTATCTCTCCTGCTCCAGGCCATGGATTTTCATCAATATCAGCTCCCAGCATCCAAAATGCCGGCCAAATACCTTGTCCAAATGGTAAACGAATACGAGCTTCAAAGCGCCCATACTGTTGTTCGAACAAATCTTTGGTCAGTAGCCTGGCGGATGTATACTGAGAACCTTGAAAAGATTCTTCTTGGGCCGTTATTAACAATACCCCATTTTGTATCGTTACATTTTCAGTACGGTCTGTGTAGTACTGCAGTTCATTATTTCCCCATCCATTTTCTCCGGTTCCGATATCGAATCCCCAAACCGCTGGGTTTGGTGCTCCATCCGTATTAAATTCCTCAGAAAGGACTAGGTTTGTCGATTTTGCCACAGTTTGTTCATCGTCGGTTTCGCAACTATAAAAGGCGGCGATTGCTGCAAAGCATATATATGTTAGAACTTTTGCCTGCAGTGTTCCAACGTGATTAAAATTTATTTTCGTTATCATTTTTTTTCTATTAACTGTCCGTATTATTCCGTAAAAAAGTAAATATTGTCAAATATGAAATCGGGCCCCTCAGTAAGTATAAGCGCACCCAAGTTGTTTTTCTGGGTGGCAAGGTCACCCCCCAAGGGTATGTCGAACGATGTCCATTGACCGACGGTCAATCCTGTTAAGTCAAACCTAAAATCCACATCGTCTCCTTGTGGAAAACCATTAGTGGTATTGGTCTCTAATTCTTGGTTGGCCCCAATATCCCTAATTTGAAGACCTATCTCAACCCCGGCGCTCTGCACATAAACATCTATATGTAAAAATGTTAATTCAGAAGCGTCCACCGTATTATCGAAAGTGATACCAGTAAAATTATTATTGGTGTAAGCCAACACATTGTCACCATTATTGTTTGTTAGAACAGTTTCTGTAGTAGATCCTCCAAAACTGGGAGCAAAATTGATGGGTGTATCCGCTGTATATGCCTCACTGAAAATTGATTTCACGTTGGCGGCCGGTCTTGTTGGGGTTGGAGCTAACGCTAAACTACCAGTAGAGGTAACTTCCAAGGAGCCCGAAGCACGAACTCCTGCCAACTGTGCGGTAATATTTGCAGTACCTGTACCAATAACCGAAACTTGACCTAGTTCGTTCACGATGGCCACGGAATTATCCGAAGAATTAAAATCGAAATAAGATGGTGCCGCAATTACTGTTTGGTTAATCCCAGATTCCAAATTATAGGTCTGAGCCAACCCAGTAACCAGCAGGTTGGATCCAGTAAAGGCCTGTTGTACAACATCCACCCCGTTTAAAATAGCCGGACTTGGTTGCGCTATCGTTCCCAATTTTTCAAAACGTAATTCATCGATCCAAAAAGTGTACCCAAAACCATTGGTAGTTTGTGTCCCTGCAGAGAAAAAGAACATTCCCCTTTCCCGTATCAATTTTGACGGATCTGGAATAGGAATGATAACTTTTCGCCAATCCGTAGATAAGCGTATATTCTGGGCAGTTACAGCAAATTTGTTTTCCCCAAAATCAGTTCCAAAACCTACTTCTCCAATTGTAGCAGTTGTAGAACCCTTTGCATAAAAGGTCAAAGCATCAAAACCAGTCAGGTTTCTACCATCACCCCGATCAAGGAAAATGCCTCCAATAAATCCCCCATCTGGGTCATCTGGAGCGGGCACATCAATTCGTATAGAGGATTGCCCTTCAAAAGCAACGTTATCATCAGTACCAAAGCCTTCGGGATTAGCACCTTCATTTGGATCAAAAGAATCAAAGAATTCATCCGTAAGTCCTACAGGGGCATCTGTAAAAATGTCTCCAGAGGTAGAAAATGTGGCAAATTCCACATCATCTGAAAATTCTCTTTCGCAACTACTGAAAAGAGCAATGCCCAAAGTCAGAAGAAGTATAAAATGTACGTTGGTATATTTTTTATTTTTCATTTTTCAATCTTTTTATTTACCGATATTGATGTGTACATATGTCATAATTTCCCACTCGTTCCCATTATCAAATCCAACCGGACTTACTATAGGTTCTTGTGAAAAAGTATTGGGCGGTACCGCGTTTGGCAAATAGCGCGGTGAAAACTCATTTAATGACCTCCATGTACCACGTATACCTATTTGGGTACTGGGCAAAATAAACCAGTCAGGCTTACCTAGTGTAGTGGAGATATCTAACATCAATTGTACTGGGTACGTTAAGTTAAAATCTCGATGGTAATCAAATGGTCCCCAATCGTTGATTTTTTGCGTGTACTGTACTTTCCATTTTTTATAAAGCATTCGGATGTCTCCACCAAAACGTTTTATCAATCGATCACTATCTCCGTTAGCCTGCCCGTTGCCATAGTAAAAATTCCCAATAATTCCTATGTCGGAATTGATTTTGGACACCATTCTGGAATGGACTTCCCATAAGTCTTGAGCTGGTGCAGAGTTTGGGAAAGCAAAGAAGGTCCTGTCGGCGTTGAAACCAATATGTGAATCCATAGTGGTTGGCAGGTGGCGATATACAAATCCTAGATTCATGGCGAATTTGGCATCCTCCGATCTGTCGTTATCCCACTCGTACATCCAAGTACCTGGGGTAGGGTCGAAAGTAAAGAGAATCTCACCGGCAGTGGTCTCTCTGTTGCTTCGAACGGAAAAGGGATCATCAAGATTGTTTCTTAACCTGCCAGGGCCCTGTACATCTTGTGGCATAGCATCTACCAATGGTTTTTGCCACATGAAATTAGGAGCAATCTGAAAATTTCCTGCAGCGATGGTAAATCCAGAAAATACACTGGTTACATTACCACTTCCCGTATCCCTTAATTTCCAACCGGTAAAAGTCATCGTCTGGTCAGCACCACCATTGGCGGCAATTCCCATAATTGCCCCTTGACCGTACCAATTGAATTTTCCACCTTCATAGGTAAGCTTAGCTTTACCGCCCCAGTTGTCACTTGATTGAATCCTATCTTCAAAAACGACATAATTTCCAGGCGTACCCCTGACATCTTGAAATGAAGTGCCGTTTAATGGGCTTCCAGCCCAAATTCCTCCGAGCATAACTCCAAATTTGCCGAACTCCCTTTCAATAGCTAATGTGGCCCTTTCGGTCGGCCAAAATGGGATTACACCACTTCGTACTTGATTTGCATCCAAGACCCGACGTCCACTTTCGTCAAAAACAATTTCAGTTTTAAAATCTCGGTGGTAAATACCGGTAACGTCGAACTTTCCAATGTGCTTTTGGTATTTAAAGAGCATTGTAGGGTTGGCTCCCCACCACAATTGTGGTCCAATAGCGGCCTTTAGTCCCTTTAGAGGGCCTTTACCGTCAATTTCCATTCCTAGTATTTCACCATTATAGATGTCTAAGTTTGGCCCATAGTTCGCTTCAGGATATAAACCAAAAAAGTCACCTTCATAACCCCAATGATAATGGCCAGTTCTGTAGAAACCTTTTAAGTCAAATTCTTTTGCGTTCCACTC contains:
- a CDS encoding glycoside hydrolase family 16 protein, yielding MITKINFNHVGTLQAKVLTYICFAAIAAFYSCETDDEQTVAKSTNLVLSEEFNTDGAPNPAVWGFDIGTGENGWGNNELQYYTDRTENVTIQNGVLLITAQEESFQGSQYTSARLLTKDLFEQQYGRFEARIRLPFGQGIWPAFWMLGADIDENPWPGAGEIDIMEYRGQEPTVLIGSVHGPGYSGGDAISKEYILENDRFDTGFHIFGIEWGPDFVNYYVDDVLYNQITPEDVDEETDGEGVWVFNKPFYILMNLAVGGTFVGSPNAETQFPQTMLIDYVRVYEFDERLFNN
- a CDS encoding PKD domain-containing protein, translating into MKLLLKNIKIIPILFLAISFLGCEDDDEGTLLPEVIAKFTQTVIPNSGTVSFINISENANSYEWDFGDGTTSTEINPTKTYTSGTYTVTLSASNVAGASSAFEDELTITIPDPIMVPITFDDANVDYSDIGTFTGAAFEIVANPAPGGSNDQASQVGAVTNIGAAFEGIFFNLGTAIDLTANKTIQMNFWSEAAIDVLVKLEEGTGADTEIAVSHGGTGWEILSFDFTSSDSFSRITLFVDGPGTTAGTFYLDDIVQIETPPVVCTDTMLELPIDFDCEGITYDFVTFNGASYSVVDNPQLSGVNSEASKVGEIVNAGGAFEGGAFTLDTPVDFSTDKSITMKVYSTVALPVLLKFEGAGAPIETPVNHGGTGWEQLTFDFTSSDQFTTLVLFIDGPGTTTGTFYIDDIEQVATSGGMVCTDTMLELPMDFDCEGITYDFVTFNGASYSVVDNPQLSGVNSEASKVGEIVNVGGAFEGGAFTLDTPVDFATDKSITMKVYSTVALPVLLKFEGAGAPIETPVNHSGTGWEQLTFDFTSSDQFTTLVLFIDGPGTTAGTFYIDDIEQVPTGGGTVCTDTMLELPIDFDCESLTYDFVTFNGASYSVIDNPQLSGVNSVASKVGEIVNAGGAFEGGAFTLDTPVDFSTDKSITMKVYSTVALPVLLKFEGAVAPIETPVNHGGTGWEQLTFDFTSSDQFTTLVLFIDGPGTTAGTFYIDDIEQVATSGGGGGGGASGELATNGDFETGDDTGWFIFQNGGTAALDNTTSNGGTWSGKLTVGDSGGNPAFKQERIGAGTVAAGDVVQIQFDHIGTVVQPGAAVNVILFGEGASGASFTQVLNPGPALGTSWTTYTGSFEIPGGTDVSEGISFLIETVCGAVSGCSVTMNIDNVSVTLNP